The genomic DNA aaagtttttcaaacaagactatgagttgagtatgaggttgggaccccagcaaggagtacttctcgaaaatgaggcagagttcgagatgtctaggtacatgcagccatatgaggtatcatgggatatgggcctgtatcttagactctttgaacgaaagtgtaggcaACTGTCGTGTGAGCGAGACACGTGGTCTCAGAAGatactcacggttctgccctgcgaggcagtggatgttgttgcgcgactcagtgagcagcacgcgaacaactacgaagctgtgaaagcagagctaatcagaagatttggaaattctgttagcaaaaagaaagaaagactcgcaccggagtctgaaagcAAGGCGCGTCACAAAGCGCTGGCAGTTGAGGCGCGTCATGAAGCGCTAGAAACAGAGATGGTGCCAGAGaagggcccgcgtattctagaatcCATCAAGGTAGAgcatgtagagaacgaggccttggccggtctggaggtagggacgatgtcgaaagacgctccttgcgtggatgaggaaagtgccagcagccctaatgggcccagtaagaagctggaaaccttcttcgtgcctcaagaggatgtttcgacatcgtcaaatgtaggcaatGTTAGCGCAGTTGCTAAACAGAGTGagaacgcgacgcttcaggagtgcagcgatgctatcggagagggcccagttattggtttcatcagcattgacaaagataatttggcccaaCAGTTCGTCGTGACGCAGAGTTCGAACAGCGTTAGCGGGAGGGAAGACCtagcacaagctccaacgagcttcccgacgcctcagttcccgacgcgacatgatgatggcatcgagagaaaggaggcaagaaaacatcgctaaaaaagaaagaagcagaagCGTTCGTCACTGCGTAAGCCTAGGACAGGtcccactcagtcgcaagaaagacgagagggtaggccgtTAGTCTGTTTCaaggaacgtcaatggtggcgttcagggaagcacaagcggcgagccaggtgtagagggggcaAACGAAGTGCGTCACCCCAACGAAAAGCGCGGTTGCGTTCGACGACTTTGGGAAAACGGCCTTGCCCGGTGGGTCAAAGTCGAAagcgcagagtggctaaataccgcgtaggggagaacacaaaagaaaaacggCACAGGTTTTACCCCTGCTCCTCACGtccctttcaaattcctgaggggaacaggacaaagtgcagaatgaggcgtgacaacAGGACACAGCCTAGCATTCATGCGTTTTGTAGCCTCTGGCGTGTTCGAAAACCACCAGGACCGCGACCCCACCGTGggcgattcaagcgaatctagtTGAGAAAAGGGGGTGGTCAGATTCAGTAACACATGCGTGTTCAGTATGGTTACTTAGTTTTACTTTGTAGATGTAATTTCAGTCCTTTAATTTTGTAAGTAACGTGATGTGGTGTACATTTTTCAGAAGGAAAACCGCTGAACCGAAGGCTGAAAGTTAACATCGATGTGCTTAAATCATTAGGGTTAATATGTGCCGAAGGTAAAAACTGGAAAATTGTTATTTTTCTAGTATTTTCAAAGGCTGAGAGTAATgtcgtatgccttcactgtcaCGTGGATTTGGTGAGAATGAGCATTTAAGGAGGAAGATGTTAACATAGACCAAATGATGTCGTAAAATGATTAAGTTAGGCGGGACACGGTGGAATTGTCGTTACGTGCTGTGAGAATTAGGAGTCATCTAGTGCACGGTTTTAGCATAAAACCTATGCAATTTTGTTTTAGGTGTTTTTGCCTAGGAATATATTTCCTGTTGTACACGgtgtgttacaacgtaacgtTTGATTGAGAATTTAGAAAAACTCGGAGGGATTATGCGTTTGGTTAATAGTGCCGTGTATTTTGCAATGCTGTAGAAATGAGAGTAATTGATAGCTCAGGAGAGCCCAGTGAGTTTTACTCAGAGGCATTAGCATAGACAGTTTACATTAACCAAATGAACCTGCCAGAAAGCAGTGTTTGTCTCCTATGTTTTGCTGTTGTTTTCTTTGAAGAATCATTGATCAAGAGATCATATAAACGGATGATTAAGCTTTTTCTAAACATCAAGGTAGACCGTTAGGTCACAACGTAGGTTAAAGTTTTGGGAGGCTGCGAGCCCACTGTCTCAGTAGCAGGTGGTTATTGCCGCCGCAGAAAAATACAGACGTTACTACAATTGTAGCCCTCGCTGAATCCGAGTTTGTTCAGCGTTCGCGTACTTGAccgatgctctcagcgggacagaaccgatgaaagtagtcGGCGATGGAAAGAAGGAGGCAGCCGTATGTCAGGACGACAATTGTAACAAGCAAAGCTGCACTCTTCTTGAGCCGGAAATTGGGCTCTCATGAGATAACGTACCGCGGTTCAGGAAAGGTGTGCGCTTGCAttgtgtaggccattcatcagttgcagtgttatctcagGGGTACTACATTTAAAGTAGAGACAGACCAGTGTCtccttacttggctgcaaaccgtgacatcaaagaacagtcgccttgtgaggcggagcttgattcttcgaaaagatcattttggcattaggaaaagggcaaattgaatggaaacgctgacgtGCTCCGACGCTCTTTCTAATCTATCTAGGTgtgctcttgatgtatcaaaattgatattttagttttttcgtgcatcttattatgtgaattgtgtaaggtagcacgtctggtttctcagcgcaaatgagtcctgagagttctgagtgtgagcttttgttaaagctagtaattaaaattggtttgctATCCCTCTTTttgcttggtttgttcgaagggggccgagtgcttgcttgtacatgtggtcgagtatcagagatgctgtcgaagattcggcaatcacccggaccatgccacaagcgaaggccagttcctgggattcgactacggaccctttcgtcgtccctgcgagcagcagcggtgactgctgccctccgtgactcatctggcgagggggaagctgttatgactgTCGTgagcaggcgccatgctgtcgctaagaagcgtagccgggcagcgttcccacgcctggaacccagttttcttggaaccagcgtccagagatgacagGGGAGCGGTGCTCTTTTattcctcaaacaagtagccgactggccgcctgcctatgcccgccaggtattgtccctgctagccggaggatgagacgtgtcgccacgaagctgtaagccgttccacagaggacaacaaagacagcgtcttccttggaTGAAACCGCGTCCGCggccacaaattgccctgctaattgagcggacaaatcggcggaccgtttgatgtctgctgtcaggagcttgggacccctcgtcCAGTGGCAGACACACGACcaggaagagcccctctggcgccactttgcagtgcagtgatcacgactcaatattggatgttcacgtgcgccgtgcacccctcgcctgttgtgtgtgtgtgattggtgttcccctcaagaaggaggagcccgacagggcttataacgacgccgccgagtgcgggacgtcgctctggaccacgtaacggttcaaccaccacgtttgtggtttgtgaactcctaacctttctgtgctgtaaataagtgtaaatagtcccataaacctgtttgttttttcgtatccccatcttgtaagcgctcgtttcctcaacccgaagctacaccacgctagcacaaaagaccgggcagaccccggtccACAACAACGGGCCCTCAGTGCTGGGAGCCGCAACAACTGGTCgacagcggtgggatacgactcagcaccccgagccacaacaactggtggcagcggtgggatccgtaacagtgccttacatcccaagtatatcaaatatttatctcgcaccttgtggcctgtaatttttaaagagacacttctttttgctttatatttgagtcttgatgcttcgacaggaATGtctttgtgtttgacagcaagtgttcgtgaacaaataactgatctcaataatgacaaaacaccgttcatacttggtccttagcataagctagcacatatctgtagcagattcaattattcattttttgctgggatgataatgggcaagtagcaaaggcaagttcagattggagtggtcggtgacgtctgtttaggctctgccatattgctttgcaaccagagttacttgtggccacatatacaatgaagccacatgacgtgcattctaaatgagattaccatatcaaatttcgctgcatctcaatgtgtgccaaacaaatgcagatatcattagcttgccactataaagggatcctaaaccaacacaaggttgaaatttagtcgtggtgttgcagctgtgtacgactctacaatggatgcatagtcgtgataatttgtctatatcttgtctcaatagtaatgttacacacattgtatgATACAAAAGAGGGCCtcacttatttcgctttttttcgttatgcttctttcttgtctcttcttgccatgtgctcctcctcactgtacaaggagcaagagtagtgggcacacaaacacgtatttaaaaaaaatgttgtaaggtgagcactgagaagctgaacacttccaaaaggctcaaagaggtaaaggtattgtttgtagctctttttgggcacccatagctagttgtgctgctgcagttaaaaaataagttaaatgttaaaaattaattggaggtggtttagcacccataattgcagttaaatacagaactaggtttcaatgcataagcaaaatctgttcactctaaatcaatcctaatgatatctgaaagtcaggaaatattcacagaaaagctcaggaaaaggctaagtggttgcccctagaacgtgaaggagatacccttcttctaaaaggtcaatagacagtctagtagtctcgatattacatgcactataaaatattttgttgtggtgcttttcatgcatgttataatgagaggggtttttaataaaactgttgtcactttgccctgcgttgctgaaattgttcacatagttataatacatgaatcactttatgccttttgattttgtgcAAAGGGCTTGCTTACCCAGACAGTTTAACTTGaattggataaaatcataaatgctctaaactttttttattatacagcaggtttatttttaaaatacgcgaccattgatgtgaatgcagttggtggcgtgcttgattaatccttcactatcaccactctaactacacctgctacagtgcatagtgtgacaaaagtaatggtacctaacattactggcagcatacacttttatgtctcaaaatgtgttaaaaagcctggtaaaaatgtgtgtaagtttttttttgctccaactaaatattctggtctactcaaagtagcttccgctcttttaagttcctcaaactattaggtgttcaaatgaagtatcaatgccatatgctttctttgtcagcctactcaccactcaaATAATGAGAATTACaagacaacattacccagtaaaatatagggatgttataaaaagtaatgtcaattcaattgtcaaaaaacgttgccaagttacgtttttgttcacttttcttttcacaattttgttaaagttacttttgataacatcccctatagtttgtttggcatcattttctgctagttctcattatgatgcgttcaacaaagacaacaaacccttaaatttatagttctttcctttactcatgaatctgaaatagtgaatctcagtaatcttagcggtgtagtagagggctccggaaatttagaccatgtggtgttcttcaaCTTGCTCTGACATTGCACAACACACCTGCCTCTACAATTTTTCACCACCGAAGTGCAACCCCCACGACAGGGATTGAACCCCTGACCTtgtggtcagcagctgagcagcCGAACCACTGACTCACCATGGCATACTGCATCATTCCACCTTATCgtaaaaaaattttgtttcagaAATGCTAGCCAATCACACCATGCACTGCTCGCACTCTGGATGAGTGCAGATCGAACTGAAACTCTCAGATAGCAAGGATTGTCGCATGGAAAAAGGCTTCATAATTTTAAATCTGAAAAATTACGATGCACTTTTCCCCACTTTTTATGCAAACCGTTCACAAGAAAACAGCCGTGCTGCGCAACGCTTGCTATATGAACACTCCACAAATTTTTGCTGTTGTTCTCATGTCCCAGATGTTTGTGTGTGCTTGTACACctactgtgtgtgtgtatatatatatatatatatatatatatatatattgaagtaaGGCGAGCAGCCTACACGTATTAGTAGGAACAAGACGGAAAGACAAGGGGCAGTTGTTGAAGAGAATAAGGAAGTTCGATAGAACAAGATAAACTGTGTTCAGTGTCGGTGATTACGTGAAGTTTTATTACATGTTTTGGCGCAGCCGGCTTTGACGATCCATGATGTAAGTTACCTTCTTCGTTCAGTTAGCCACAGCCAGCCTGGCCTTCACAAAGTACACACTTCCTGAAGACCAGCCTGTTTATCTTCCCGTCGACGTGATAACAGGTGAGCTGGTCTGTACAGTTCTCAACATGGCGTCTATGTCTCTGGACAAACTCTTGGAAAAAAAAGTCCGTGAAGATCTTCAAGTCTCCCTTTTCAACCACCTTGTAACATTGAAACTGAAGAAGCCAGCTTCATCAAAGCCAACCTCCCAAACAAACCTATTTGTTACTCTTCAGGCAACTCAAGCTCAGCAAAATTAAGTTTGTCAACAAAATGGAATGATTCCGACCTTCTCATCGGCTCTGAGCCTGAAAGAAAGCCATCCTATCAAGGTGAAACCAGAACTCTTTGATCTTTGAGGAAATTTAGAGGCATGGAttattttctttgaatacgcCTGTAGACAAAACGGCTGTGATAGAGATGAACGGATGAAACATACACTTCCGTTTTTAACTGGCAGTGCACAAAAATGATACAAACTGCGTCTTATGGAACAAGAATATGATCCATGGAGAACAATGATGGCTTTACTTCATCATTTCATGGGAGCTTGCTTGAGCAATAGAACCTAGCCATTCCGTCAATATTTTCGTCGATATTTCGTCAACATGCACCAATTTTCCCACATGAGTAATGTTGTGGTTCGACATAGTAATGTTGTGGTTCGAAAGTCAGATCAGAGTCCGTCAATAttttactggtcatgaagcttCAGCGAAAGTTTGATGTAGGGACAGGAGCAACCGCTAGGGGCGCCCTCGCCCACGGCTGAGGATCGGAGCGGCTGCGATTGTATAGCATCCGCCAGAGCTGTGAAACGCCATTAAATGTAGCCGTGAAGGTTGAATAAGTCTTTAGAGTGATGTTACCTTAGGAAATTCGGGGAGGCCCTAATACAGTGAAATTTAGAGTAGAATGAGGCCTTGAAGCTAGAAATTTGACGGCATGCTGATTCCACTGTGAGATATGCTATGGCTATAAAAGCATGCTTCTTTAATTTTTCCTGAACCACCTAGTGAAAATTTGTCGACAACCCAGAGTTCCTCAACGACTCTGGGGGTTCCTAACGCATCGCCCAAGTGTAGTGGTTCCAACATTTAACAGCACATATACAACCTTTCAGGCTACATATGCATTCGGTTAAAATTTGCCTTGTATTTATTAAATCAAGAGCCACTTTGAATGAATCAGTGGTTTTAATTAAAGTGATGAGGATCAAGCAATACTTCATGTGACTTTTACCCTATTTTCCTATCCTGTTTTGAGTTGATTTATCACTATGGTGCCTTAGTGCGTTCTAAGTTAGGCTGGCAATGTAGTTTCCCAATCGTTTACTCTGCTGTGTAGTTTACTCGTGCTGTGTTTTCCCTGTTGTTCTTTATTGTTTTCACTGTTAAGTCGAAAGCCTTACACACTTCCGCAAACGTAAAAATTGACCGACTGCGTCCCGCGCCGGCAATGTCAACATGTAACTCAAAAAGTTATTTTCTCCTGCTCAAGACACATTCATATTGAAAATTAACTTCTCACGCTTTTATAGCTTGCACACATTTTGCATATCATTTTGGTGCAACTTCTCTTGCGCTGTCATCCTAGCAAGCTTCTATTGGTAGCGCTGAAGCCTCTGTTGCATGCAACAGATGTGTGCTTTGATTTTTCCAAGCTGTGAGGAGCTGCATGTAGCTCCAACCTGTTAGGCATATCACCTCTACACATTTGGTCATCTCAGAGCCTTTTTAAACGAAAATGATGAGCATTTCACTAATCGGGCTTCTGTATTACCTACTGGCATGAAACGAGGAAGAGGCGGCCGGTATGCTCACCTTTATTAAATGCGTCATTATCTATTGCAGCTATGTCAAGAGGGCTCATGCACAGTTCATTGCAGCCTCAACAGTATCCAGCTCGTTGACGGTTCCCATCAACACTTTTAGGCGGGTGAGCTCTGCATCTTGTTGCACTATAACAATACGCCATGAGGCCGTGAAAAATCTTCAGCACAGCATTGGCAGAAGTTTCGGAACGTCGCACGGTGACTTCACACCACCTTTGATTAACCACTGGTCCAGGCGAATGATGTCACTCTCATTGAAGTGCTTTTCGCACTCATGCACATTCGGCGAATCATATGTGAAACCCCCAGTGTCTTGTCGTGGCATTGCGCGCTTCCACTTTTCCCCCGTTCACCATCTCTAAGCCGCACGAACTTGGAgactttttcatttcttttataaTTGGGTTGACAACCAGGTACACAGCAGGTACACGGCATCCTTGTCGATCTTCAGGCACAGAACACTAGGCAAAATAGTAATCACATGGTGAAAACTGCGTGATGACACGCCACGATAATATGCAGTGAACCCAAAACGGCACCGGTAGCCAGCTTTCCTCCGGTCTGCCCTATGTCCGGCACGAAGATGCAGCGCCGCCTCCGCTCGCAGCGCACAAAGCTCTCCCACAGAGTTACGGCGaagcttcatgaccagtaaaaTTATTGAAGGATTCTGCTATTACATTGAGAAGTGTCGATTGCTGCTACTTCCAAAGCCAGATCTTCCACCGGCTTCTGCTGTAGCACTAGTCATACACAGCTTACCTTAGGAATTGTAACAACGGTTCAAGCTAGAATGCCAGAAACTCTGGAGACATTGCTGCAGTCACTCCAAGATATGGCCCGTCATTAGATGGAGACGAAGGCAAAGTCTCATCAAGATGTTCAAAGGACAAGAGCATCAGGAGTTTCGTGAGCAGCTGCCAAAGTCTTCCCAAGTGACGGGTCACTACGAGTCGTTGCACACCACCAAGATAGAGTCCATGATTGAGGAGTGCTCATTGCACagatttgagaaaaaaaaatgaaataaatggaGAGTTCTCAGTTTGACCCTAAGGCACAAAACGAGGCTGTTTGTTTTTGTTAAGCCTGTCTGAAAGTGATGTACCAGTCTGAAACTGCGGAAGTTGTAGCCTAGTTTTAGACACTTTGGTGTAGACTTTTTCTTTGCTTGTCCGGATATGAGGCTGTTGAGGCTGAATTGAGATGATGCAGTGCGTTAATAAAGAAGATGACAAAGCGGAGCCAAAACCCAAAGCAGACCACCTGTGGATATCGAACAAAAACAGTGAAATTTCACAACGGTACCCCAAACTAGTTTGCTTGGGAGGGTATCCACCAACAACAACAAAGTTCAAGGTTCTGTTCCTGCTTTACAACCAAATAGTCAAGATAAAGCTTTATAACTTGACATAAGAGAAGAAAGCATGGCACAAGAAATGTTAGATGCCAAAGTAAATTTGGCCTTCAGTGCCtccatttgccccgccgcggtggtatagtggctaaaggCTCATTCACACCGAAGGTGGCGCGGCAAAACAAGATTTCTGAGGCAGCAGGCGGCGAGGCGAGTGCGTGAACCTGTTGGGACCGCATGCCTCCTTCGTCTGGTCGCACGGCAGAAGAAGCGGGCATCTCGCGATTTTGCGCACGTGTCGCTATGACGTGTCAGTGCTTCTCCCAAACGTACACCTACGCCTCCGCTGCGTGGCAttctgattggctgcggcaaagTGACGAGCCTCGGCAGGTGGCTAAAAATTGCTGAGAGCAATCAGCCTTTGCCGCCTGGTTTTTCTCCCGCTTTTGCCGCCTGAAGGGGAGGTTTTTCCCGCTTACCGCGTTGCTCCCTCACCATTTTGGCCgccccgccttcggtgtgaacaagccttaaggtactcggctgctggcccgcaggtcatgggatcgaatgctgcctgcggtggctgcatttttgatggaggcaaaaatgctgtaggcccgtgtgctcagatttaggtgcatgttaaaaaaccccaggtagtcgaaatttccggagccctccactgtagcgtctcttataatcttgTAGTAGTTTTGGAAcattagaccccacatatcagtcaatcaatcagtgtCTCCATTTACCTCACCTGTCATCATCACTCCAAAGGAAGATGGTAACTGGTGCCTGCGCACAGATAACAGAGCAATAAATAGCCAGACACTGCTCATTCCTTTTCCAATGCTGAGAATCAACACCATCATCGATTAAACTGGAGGCTACACCTGCTTTTCTCACAGTTAACACGTGCGTCATACTATAAAGTCACAAAATGCTGGTCATGACTGCCATCACGTTTTTCTGCCCGTGGTCTCCGCGATTACCGGAGCTATCTCCGAGACTTCGGTTCTGCCTTTCGTCGTACATTGAGAgagtgaaaatgcttgtatcctCTCTTGCAGTGTATACGAACAGAAGACAGCCGCCAACAGATCATTTGAggatgcgtaataaaacagttaAATGTCCAGGAAGCGAGAGATGGatagagaatgcaactgcaaaggcgaAAATCGCCAAGGGCATTCATGCCTGATAAAGTGAGCTTCGTACCACTCATCGTAAGATACATTGCTCGTGTATGTCCATCGCTCTGACATTATGTGTATGTCCAAATTTAACACATTTATAGACATTACAGAACGCACGTCAGAGTGCTTGCCTCAAAGTCGATGTCATGCGGTGCTCACTGTTGCAGCACGCCAAAATAACTGAAACAATTTTTTGCATTGTATTTGCACTTttatgagcttcctacttttctgaagcaaTGGTGGATTGACAAAAGAAGCTTTTCAGGTCCTTAATTTTCAGGAAACTGCGCCTCAACACCAGCGAAAGAAGGGGGGCTATGTACACTCGCTTGCGGATGGCTCAGTTGTGGCAAGGGCGGTGGTGAGAGCGCAGGTGGTGGCATTTTTCacagcgccgcctgggcagagtctgatgTTTATTTATATGTGCTGTTTTCCAATAATTGATGCTTTCTCAGTTGTGGGCTTCTCAGTAATCGGCCGTGTTAAATATCTTTTGTCAAGGTCACTTGTCATTTCATATTGCCCCATTTTCTCGTAGCAATTCACCGTTTCACACACAACTGCCATCGTTGCCTGTAGGAAGGTAAAGGCTATAAGAGGGAATATTGCACAATGCAACAGAAAGACTCGTACTGAAATAATGGCAGTGGAAGCTAACGGGACACAAAAAGAGGAGACGAACAAGCGCAGTTTGTTACACTTGTTTGTCTCCTCTTTTTGCATTCCGTTAGTTTGCACTGCC from Rhipicephalus microplus isolate Deutch F79 unplaced genomic scaffold, USDA_Rmic scaffold_15, whole genome shotgun sequence includes the following:
- the LOC142784712 gene encoding uncharacterized protein LOC142784712 → MRLGPQQGVLLENEAEFEMSRYMQPYEVSWDMGLYLRLFERKCRQLSCERDTWSQKILTVLPCEAVDVVARLSEQHANNYEAVKAELIRRFGNSVSKKKERLAPESESKARHKALAVEARHEALETEMVPEKGPRILESIKVEHVENEALAGLEVGTMSKDAPCVDEESASSPNGPSKKLETFFVPQEDVSTSSNVGNVSAVAKQSENATLQECSDAIGEGPVIGFISIDKDNLAQQFVVTQSSNSVSGREDLAQAPTSFPTPQFPTRHDDGIERKEARKHR